The genomic interval GCAAGATGGAAAACGTGAAGACAGCTTTAACAGAGAAATCAAAGCCATTGCTTTAGTGGTAAGATCTGACTTATGACGCTTAATTGCAGTCTCTGCAACATCCACAGCATCAGATTCTGTTACCTGCCCAAGAAAACTAGATTATATTGGAAACTgtcaaagaaataaataaacgCTTTATACCATTATTCGAGGACTccctacaaaataatatttcattTCAATGAAACCTCTTGCTTCACATACATAAGAAAAAGTGGCATgtaaatataaacaaaatactGCAGGTGCAGCTAGTTGCGTAACACAACACTAAACTTATCAATATCTTAAAATTCAGAAAACTACTTTACAAAGAAGTTTCTGAGAAAACTATATAGTGAACTTGCAACATGTTTAGCCAAGTTTTAAGACAGTTTTACACTCAACCTAACTTAAAAAGAATATTTTCTGAGaccaaaattaaaatgaaaaattacagCAAAGCACTTTCATTAATCTGAAGAAGCTCAAACTTACTGTTATTGGATCTTCTATGTCCAGCATGCCAACATTATTCACCAACATGTCACCATATTCACCAATGCACCAAACTGCCACTCGAACAAGACTTTCCTGAAAAAGATCAAGTGGAAACAATTATCTTAGAGCATAATAATGTCACTCATACACGAGCTTCAGTAATAACAATGATACAATCTTTCTGTTGCTCACCTGTTCAGATGATGTTTGGAATGCTCTGTACAAAGCCCTGACCGTATACCCGTGGAGATCAGAAGCATTGCTTATCACAACAATAAGGGCATGCCATACATCATCTTTTACATAATTTCCAGCCTACTAAGCATAGCATAAAGATCAGTAGCTTCTTAGTAAAAACAAGAAGTACAATTAATTAGGATGacaattaaatattaacatATATGTTGACATTGACATTTAACATTATAAGGAGCATACTTTAACATGTTATGCAAAAATTGTAAGGgacattatatttattatttacaacCCAAGAATATATTTAGGCATCCCAAATTCCCaatattaacaaaaatatatatcaacttAAGTTAGTTTTCAAAATTTACTCTCTAATACTTTTTCTTTTACGTTCTTGTgctaactttaataaaaataatttatcttgttttcatatataaataatgtatatttactttatttttagtttaaaagGATTTCATAtacttttagttttaattttttttaaaaatcttgatatttgaaatgtatgttaattagttataaatgtattttttttttggagtgtGAGATGGAAGAAAATAATAGGTAAAAGCgagtataaatataaaatatatattttatgtaaaagaaaaataataaatgggCTGCCTTGATAAACGGTTTTGTCAGTATTGAAGGTGTCACTTGGTATTTAATAACACATACAACAGCATGAAGCACGACACAATTTCACAAACAACACCTATGCAGCTGTGCAAAATTATAAATCCAATGACCTTTGGATCACACCATCACCATGCAATCagtcataaaaaaaaatccaagcaATCTTTAGAAGAGCAACATAAAgtattaattgttattaatacCTCTGAGAGAACCTTAAGCATCTGATCAATGTACCATATCTTCTCTGGGGAAAACCTGAAGCAGCAGTGTATGGATGATTATTAATCAAGATATTGGTATAAATCAATTTTTAAGAACTTAAAATATTTATGAGCAGTGAACTTCATTCAAATTAAACAACCCAAAATCGTACAAACACGAGGAAAATGGCATTTGTCAAACAACAAATATTATCGATATTAGACTAAAAATTAATCAAGACTCATCTAACATTACACATAATAATGAGAACAGGAAACTGCATATTAGAATTAATTGATGCAGTAGCCCCAATAGGACAGCATAAGTATGATTAGAGTGGTTACTGGAAATCAGTCAAGATGCATCGCAAGATCTTAATCCTCGAGAGAGCATTCCAAAGTATATCATGTGTAACAATAACCCAGTCCAAAATTTCCAAAGGTAAGAGGATTCCAATTATAAAATCATGAACCATGTCACTTACTTTGCTACAATGGAGCATATTTTTGCTGTAAGATCTTCCTTGAATTCTTCATCACTTGCTTCCAAATAATCAATTAATTCTTTTGTTAAGGGTTTGACGTTGGTCTCATTTATAAGAAGGTAAACAAGTTCCAAAGCCCTTTTTCGGATAGAAGCATCTGAATCCTGTAAATAAGGGGGGAAAAGTTCACATGCTTCTCAAGTTGTGCCCAAGTTTTCTTGGTGCAGCAGAGTTCAACAATTAAGACAGCACATCAAATCACAAGAGAATGTCAATATCAACACTTGACCTTAAATTCATCATATTCATAGAAGATAATTTATACTACGACTTACATCACAAGTTCAAAATAACATGGATATAAGACAAAACGACCTAACTTTATACATGTAAAGCCATTCATTCAAACCAACCAATTAGCAGCAGCTGAATATaacaataagaaaatgacaagaCCTGTACTTCTAGAAAGAAATATGGAAAAAGATATGGAAAATGTATAGGAGAAAAATAACTAGTGTGGTATTTAAGGAAGAGTAAAAAATGTGTTTACTTTGTCAACATTCGTACATATAAGAGAACGattctatgaaaaatatataaacaaagaACCAGAGGAAGGGGGTCtcatttttcaattaaaaaaatgtgtCAGTTTTATTAGATCCTGCGCAAATTAAGATGACCGCATATACCTTTACACATTCTAAAATTGTTGCCCGATGCCTTTGTACAGCTTGAGTATCTACTGTCATAGCCTTCATCAGCATGTTTAATGCAACATATCTGTAAAAATCAGGTGATGTTTATAATGTGATAAAATCAATTTGCCAATTAAAAGATACAAAATGGTTTTATCAATATGATAAATATAAACCTGATATTGTTGTCACGGTTCGATAAGAATCTTCCCAAGATGTTGATTGCAAGTACACGTAAGCCACCATTATCTTCTATACTCATGATGGTTTCTACACATTCATATAAAATTGCATTCCCTGCATTTTTGTTTGATTCTGTTTTGGTGGCCACCTGGGAGATAATACAATAACAGTAAGTACAAAGAGAACAGGGGGCAGGTAACTTGACAGATCTTAAATCATAGCTAACATTCAATAATTGTAAGCACAAATATTCATCTGGAACAGTAAATGAGAAACCCACATGTATAGAGaccaaaattagaaaaaattcctTGTATGAATAATCAAATGGTAAGAAGCTTGGCAAGTTACAATGCCCGAGAGTGAAAAACAATGAATTTTCATAAGCAAACAGCTATTTGTATGTAATGTTGACAGGTATCCCAGCTACGCTCTTTCCCTTTCTGATCTTTACTGTAATGAAACCTCCCTAGTATCATGGAATCATAGGTTTACAATTACACTTGCTTGATCCTACTTCCACTCACAAACAACAAACAGCTACCCATATGTGCAGTTGTGCACATGCAGGTAATACGGAAATGATTAAAAGGCTGACAATAAGATTGTCATAGCTTTTTTAAATAAGACTGTCATACTTAGTTAGACCCAGTGACCAATATTATTGACAACATAGTTGTTAATAGTCTTGAAAATGTTGCCATATGCCTATTTACAAGCATTAATAAATGCATGTCATAAATTATATCCAATATTATCACGTCTAGGTAGCAAATGAGATACACTGCAACATTATACTGTAAAAGTAATAACAGTTCAAAAGGTGTGTTTATTTATGTCAACGCTATTAACCTGAAAAATCTAATATGTTACATTAAAACTGCTGAGCAGCTAAGTGAAAAATAAGAGATAGAACATGGATAAAGCTTACCTGAGCAAGTATGTCATTCATGCAATCACTAGCATCTGCATCTCCTTGACCCAACACACGCAAAAGCCGTAGTAATCTAATATGCAGGAAGGGATCTGTGATGCCAGCAACATCATACTCAGGGGCATAAGGACTGTTCACAACATCCTTTAGTGTTTTAACCAACCCGTCTGTGCATTTCTACATTAATAGTTATAACAGCCACAATTAATAACTACCTTAGTATTTCCAAGGGTGTTgtccaaaaaataaacaaacaaaaactATAGGAGCCATCTTTATGTACAAAAGTTGAAAGGAAACATCCTACCAAGTAAACTTAGAACAGTTATATGACTATAGGCgccaatttaaaatatctagtgCAGAAAACTATTAAAGTGTGTTTGGTTGGGGGTAATGTAAATAGAGTAATATGAACGGGAAAGAGAAAGGGAACACGAAtataatggaataaaatttaatatgagaaaattaataattaaaaaaaattacttgtgcAATTGAATGACCTTTCATTCCACTTTTCACTGAAATTCCAATGgtttattccattcctttgtttggttacaTTTTGAAGTATTGAAATGTCATTCCAATAGAATGATTTTTCtatcattttggtggaatgactattccattttgaaatggaaAGAAAGACCATTCAAATGCaagatgagaaaaaaattaataattttttttatgcattttaaatttaattccatTCGATTCCTAATcttattcctattcccattctcattgTTATTCCTATTTTCTCATTTACTCCAACCAAATGCCACCTTTCTGACTTTGAATAAAATACAATCCatacttaaaaaataagaaatagaTTTTATTATTCTAATCTTGATCGTGAAAGAAATATGTAAAACTTCAGACTCCAGCACATACACAATATAAATCCTAGAAGGTCCACATCACAACGCAATCAGGTAGATCACATGAGAAATATCCAAAGCCTTAACAAAATAAAGGCATTAATAAGAAAGTACTATGAAAATTCATATACAGCAGAAAGGTCTATCCAAACTTCGAAGGAATTGATAAGATCACAATCATGTTTACCTTTCTCAAATACTCAAGGGCTTCCTCACTGACTTTACACAGATCTATACAAAGTTGAATTCCTGTTATTAAAACTCCATGATGTTTTTCTTTAAGTAAGGAAGCAGCAGGATTTATGAAATTTTCTGCCAAGTCTGGGACTTTCTTTACGATCCGTATAGAGCATAATGCAGCCTGAAAATCAGTAGTGAGTCCAGGTCAGCTTGCAAATATCAACGGTTATGGAAATACATATTTGGGAGGGCAGCTAAATTTAAATTGCAATGAAAAAACTGAAGAAGTCCATGGTCAACATAGGAAAAGCAGCCATGAAGCGccataacataaaacaagtatgGAATTGACAAATTGGATGCAATTATCCTACCACTAAAGAAGTTCGAATCAACAAGTATATAAGTTAATATAATGGCAAGCGCTCTTAATCGTAAAGTTGCCAACAAGATTTTCAAAAGGTAGAGTTTCTCAGGGtgcctaattaattaatttttttgtcgaCGCCATCTTGATAACTTCAAAAAATTCTCTTAAACATTCCTAATATCACTTTTCTGGCTCatacaataaatataaagaCAActgcaaaaaaaatatatgtaccaagagaaattaaattttaggtTAGTTGTTCATGGCATTACAGTTAGAAGAAACTTACTTTCTTCCTGATATTTGGATCTCGAAATTGCATCAATCTTTCTACTTCTGGTGCAAGATCACGAGCCATTTCTGCTGAACAAATATTTCCCAGAGCACAAAGAGCAAGACCCACAATGTACTGGTTTGAGTGATTTAGATCTCTGAAACATAAGTTAAGGTTGCtgccataaaagaaaaaaaaaaaaacagaatttTGTCCAAGTGATATTTTGTGAATAGTACAGAGGTTTGCCCATTATATTCAAAGTTTCACCAAGAGATTTGCAAAACAAAAAAAGTTTTTCAAGAGAAAAAGAATTTAAGAAACAAATATAAACTGaggttaataattatattaaaaacagAAAGGTGGGggtagaaagaaagaaagaaaactcaACAAAGACcagaacaattaaaataaaaatttagacAAGAGAAGTGGAGTGAGGCAAAGAACAGGATACTGTTTTAATGAATTGGTGACCAGCATAAGAACTTCTTGTCTTTCATCAAGAAGCAACATGAGGCCAAGATATCCAATCCTCTTTTCAGGAAAACCAGCAGCTGCTATCAACTTCAAACACTCCATTTGACCAAAATGTGTTGGGTAACCAAGCATGTGAATGAACATGAGCTTAGCCAGGTTGCGATGCCGATAGTCATTATCATTTTCATTGATTGAAGCACGAATAGCAGCACACTCTTTCCGTACAACAGCCCGTTCCTCTGCTGCAGTTTTACAAGCACGTATAGCCCGAATCATGTCCCTGCAGTAAATCAAGTATATATAAGCAAACTCTGTGATGGGTTATGATTCACTTTAGAATCAGCTTATAAATCATAAACTAAGATATGCTCTCTTCACGCCAATTTTGAAGAGGAGACAGCATCCATCTATTTAACTATGAGCTCTAATTTATTTTCACAAGTAAGTACTCtaattttgaaacaacaaaGTTTCCAGTTGGCACCAGGGAATTCACTCAAAACTCTTCAACCATTGTTGCAACTTCGATCCTGGCGGCATTCATGCATATTGCATACAAGTCTGATCTACTTGCATTATTACCATCACAATCACAAGTTTTTAACCAGATAAAAACAATGATTCCTTTATAAATCACTTTCAAGTAAATGTAAGGTGCCATGAGAGATGTGCCTCATACGGTAATCAAATACTGGGGAGCATATGGTTACACTATttgtaagaaagaaaatttcattgTTGACAATGTCGATGAGCCTTAAAAGGTAGACATATAATACAAGACGGCTAATAGAAATGTCCGAAAGAGGTTAATTACTATAGGAATTGTCTATCGTTTAAATTTATAACAACCAAATGAGTTCAACTTCACAGTATAACGGAACTACACATGATCAAAcgcattgaaaaataataataatggaaaTCAATTTTTGATTATACCAAAAAAACCTAAACACGAATTTGCTCGAAGCTGATCCCATTTTGAATATCAAATTTACCAAATCCACTAACTTCAAATTGACACGAATCAAAATCTAATAGAAGGAAATGCATATACTTGCCTAATCAAATTCACCAATAAACCAAACAAAACCATCTCATAAACAACTTCCATCACCAAATTATGCCTTACTTTCAATTATAGAAACCAAACTcaacaaaattcaaattacataaacaaatataaaCAAGCACacgtatataaaatataattcaagtatatacatatacagtGTAACGATCTGATAATATCTAACCTCAAACGGGTACCGGAGGAGAATGGATTCATGACTGAATCCGCGGTGAAGCTGTCAGAAAGCTCAAAATCAGATCCGCAAGCGATGAATTAGTAGGAGTAAAGGATTGGAGATTTGAAGTGCGAAAAGTGGATAGCAGGAAGAGCGAATCGGAGATCCAAATAGGTCGTCggagagatctgaacggaaagagAAAGAGGAAGACGGAGATTGGATCtgggagagagaaagagatagtAATAACGAGAGTTTTagcttagagagagagagagaggtcttTCTCTCCCACTTCAGAAGAAATGCtcgtgtgtgtgtgttttttttttttggtctgtTTTGGAAcgaaacataaattaaattatgttttttttatttcttttagagtaatttgcggcataaatacctaagttttatcccgagtagcagataaatacctaagtcatatttttggcggtaaaaataccttccgttACACTCttggaacttccgtaggtacctctcCGTTATGTGCCATGTTAGTATCTACGTGTCACTCGTTCATTGGTCCatgtcattaattttttttatttattatttaactgtttaaaaataattttaaaaatataaaaaataaacaaaaataatataatcaatttttttatcattaattcttatatatttaaaaattaaataaaacttactttttaaaattaaaaaaattacaaaattaacgaACACATAAAACTTAAAATCTAATTCCTACAAAAccgattaataataaaaatcatataaaaatctaattcctacaatataattaaacataaacacttaaattaaattaaatacaaaattaaatttcaaacctAAAAAATCTGAGAACACTAAAACCTGTTCTTCTCCCCCTTCTCTTCTGCGATTCAGGTGCAAATCAGAGAACACCCCATCgtcatcatcttcttcctcctcacCAACAACAAACCCTATTTCACATCTTAAATTTAACCCACAAAAATCCAGAGAACACCCCATCgtcatcatcttcttcctcctcacCAACAACAAACCCTATTTCTCTTCTGCGATTCAGGTGCAAACCAGAGAACACCCCAGTAAATTTAACCCACAAAAATCCTCATCTAAAACatctgaaaaaaataaaaaaggtaaaaaaaaaatacctagaAGCCTTGTGCGATTTTCTTGAGTGCACAGAAGCATCATCGTCTTCCTCTTGTGCGATTGCAACATCATCGTCGTCCTCTTGTCTCCGTCAGGCTCTAAGCAGAGAGAAATCGAGAAAGAGAGGGACTGACAGAGTGGATCGAGAAAGAGAGGGACTGAGAGAGTGGAGAGAACTTGAGCGAGATCGAGAGGGAGAACTCACCTCGGTGTGGTCTGATTTTTACGATCTTTGGGGGTAGTGGGAATCTCGTCCATCGGTTGTGGTGGAATGGCTCACGGAGGTCGGGCGGAGGTGCGCCGGAGAAGAAGCTGGGTCGGGCGGAGGGTCGGGCGGAGGTGCGCCGGAGAAGAAACCAGGGTCGGGCGGGCGGAGGTGCACAGAGAGGAACCTGTGAGAGACGAGAGATGAGAATGATGAGTTTTAGTTTTAggtttgttttgatttttttttttaattttattctgtttaaatttttaatgttaatttattatattattttgtatttaaaattataattaggtttaattttaatttttatttaatttaatttttttaattttaaaatgatttttaaataataaaaataataattaaatgatgTGGACCAATGCGAAGATGACATGTGGACACTTACATACCACTTAACGgagaggtacctacggaagttccagaagtgtgacggaaggtatttttaccgccaaaaatacgacttaagtatttatctgctactcgggataaaacttaggtatttttgccgcaaattactctttctTTTAacacttattttttaatttttttaatttttttaattataaaaataaaagtaatttttttattttaaaattttgtataagaaaaataaaaaataattttaataatagatTATAACAGTGTtccataaattttatttttattttttgattttatttaaattgtgTCCAGGTTCGGGGCCAGTTCGGGATCCAGGTTTGAGATCAGGGTACGGGTCCAAGTCTGAAGTTCAAGTTTTGCTCTTGGTCCAAATTCGAGTCCAAGGTCaatgttcgggtctgagtctgggtctaggtttaggGTCTagggttcaggttcgagtttgAGTTCGGATTCAAGACCCATGTTTGGGGCCAAGTCTTGATCTGGGGTTAGGTCCCGAGATCCATGTTGGAATAAGagtcaaaaatattaattaagaaaaaattaaaagtaatttttttattttaaaattttaattctcaattaaaaaattgaaaaaaaatgaaaataattttttaaaatatgtttttgaaaagtatttttatttttttaattaaaagatgTTAACAAACGCACTCTTTAAAAATTAGAGAATTatctcatatactatttttatttttattttttaatttacggTTTAGGTTGCTCTAGTGATTTTTATATGAGTTGTTATGTGAATTTTAGTTACAATTTAGATTACTCCATGTGAGTTATTATTTAGATTTacgcaaaaaaatataaaaaatataatcaaacaaattTGAGGGAGTACTACTAATTACTAAACTACGACTATCTTTCACTTGAGGCTAGCTTAAATGACCATAGGTGGTTTTGTGTGTGCTGGAGGTCCTAGGTTCGAGTCTCAGATAAAATatggttgtaatatataaacgattaaataaaagaagaaaaaaaaaaaaaaaaactaggacTACCTTTCTAATTCTCCTTAGTCCCTACTGCACTGTGTGAAGTGATAAAATCACCAGCTTTCATCACCTGTGGGTCTTATCTTTGAATTTAATTGGTTTGATAAGCGTGTGAGATTTAGTACACGTGTGGTTTACTATTGGGGTCTTCATTCCAAAGAAAATATATGACAAATtcactcataaaaaaaaatagaattaacatATGACAAATTAACTAATCTCTATGACTAATCTCTATCATAAGtatttcaattatttattttcatgaataaattataatgttattttttaatattgtatAATGTAATTATAAAGAGCCTCCTAATATATTAGAATTTTCGAATAAATTTTAGACAAGTAATTGTTTCAATTATGTTGTAGCTTatgttttttgaaatatttttagtttttttttttttttgaaaatgaatCAATTTATTGAACAACCACACTAGGCTTATCTGCCAT from Cannabis sativa cultivar Pink pepper isolate KNU-18-1 chromosome 4, ASM2916894v1, whole genome shotgun sequence carries:
- the LOC115714494 gene encoding AP-1 complex subunit gamma-2; this encodes MNPFSSGTRLRDMIRAIRACKTAAEERAVVRKECAAIRASINENDNDYRHRNLAKLMFIHMLGYPTHFGQMECLKLIAAAGFPEKRIGYLGLMLLLDERQEVLMLVTNSLKQDLNHSNQYIVGLALCALGNICSAEMARDLAPEVERLMQFRDPNIRKKAALCSIRIVKKVPDLAENFINPAASLLKEKHHGVLITGIQLCIDLCKVSEEALEYLRKKCTDGLVKTLKDVVNSPYAPEYDVAGITDPFLHIRLLRLLRVLGQGDADASDCMNDILAQVATKTESNKNAGNAILYECVETIMSIEDNGGLRVLAINILGRFLSNRDNNIRYVALNMLMKAMTVDTQAVQRHRATILECVKDSDASIRKRALELVYLLINETNVKPLTKELIDYLEASDEEFKEDLTAKICSIVAKFSPEKIWYIDQMLKVLSEAGNYVKDDVWHALIVVISNASDLHGYTVRALYRAFQTSSEQESLVRVAVWCIGEYGDMLVNNVGMLDIEDPITVTESDAVDVAETAIKRHKSDLTTKAMALISLLKLSSRFPSCSERIKEITVQYRGNLVLELQQRSIEFNSIIAKHPNIRSALVERMPVLDEATFMGRRAGSMPSSVSTSTVSSINLPNGVNKTSAAPLVDLLDLSSDDVPAPSPGGGDFLQDLLGVDVSPSSNQPGTNHAVQNGTDVLLDLLSIGTPPAQNISSTPDIFSSVQDNKTPLAPLDLLLSPSHSTQATPPRDASVIDLLDDFGAKPPVVPENNGSAFPSIVAFESSNLKAVFNFSKTPGNPQTTLIQATFTNLSSDIITDFIFQAAVPKFLQLHLDPASGNTLPANGNGSMTQNLKVTNNQHGKKSLVMRLRIAYKMNNKDILEEGQVNNFPRGL